From the genome of Danio rerio strain Tuebingen ecotype United States chromosome 2, GRCz12tu, whole genome shotgun sequence, one region includes:
- the wu:fj49a02 gene encoding myomegalin isoform X22: MREFEQHLNDLKKENFSLKLRIYFLEERIQLQFEESSDHIYRTNIELKVEVESLKQELQEKQQELETALATAESLTNHNEADVQRRSRERQMEIQHTQQLDTHTQQEAQLVRDRAECVVSVSESPSLHPSVTMETGGDPCTQPYADTDADRLERLRVALGCQERVVLQLTEERTHLRQRLVQMEAELQHLSTCLLQKERDAQFYQEELERERIHVQQEMQSLVEQQYEDAAGQCVSEQQVETLQTQITHSQNSNQELQQKLCELESELLSIRQTSQEQENTIQTLTHTLSTKDTQTQELYNVIEGQNKTLCKLRESQRLQPTQAPADAPDPVLQGSAVSCDLEETRCALTLTQRRLQDLQRERERLQTELQNTLQHRESAHTHTQDLRQAVEQLRSELQVKVCELRDREVQAQTHIADRDRTIAQLQQSLSRKDKQLQEYSELLNPSSDSSGVVDRDTLLQTLRRRIRERDRALESSIDERFRCVEQQEAEVRRLQLVLREKDRDLERLSSVLQSNNHTLTGLDAVLRSKDLELQGALEACRRLEFLKQQSEEKHTLAVRERDGIIKRLQTALHTHTTHTEELQVAGGQGSAGLLLKLSEAERLLQEVMSERSRQLQEHQRQISDLLEALSCRDQELQAYGERMGRLISERSDQLQDLRSLLNTHQQQLNTAHRERDTHTAQLKEKDTLIQELLQVQRHTLIPTAAADGVCMSSSTDLEIQTVRDELQLSLRKHRETERELSDLRALLPAGHHDTVSFNQQQLVSQQQKLNEVLRAEEDLQQSHSDSSHHSGVQEECVLRARGTLLMLEPDDTGESSSDEDDGDGDDEDLGSSSEEFSDSIEDEEKLTQKVEVGQPGYEMLLSQNAEEIQCDEEQRRGVELCGAMVQKDEALSHTRSADEECMASAAHEEGSVRCRGSEKAEADQQTCHEPQRDYCTFREEEYEEDEDDEDEGEEAAEIRAPPGKRGPPCVKLRESRRKRRCTRPHSLDLGALLSHTPAARGQGVEMEREVEGDSGSSSTGGGGAIGFWQHVEVGLREQAERLRGDLAVSRQENRELQERLMVSEATVHAQAEQIKDYRELLTESAVQQDSKQVQVDLQDLGYETSGRSENEAEREDTSSPEFDDLEMCVTLSGSRRSVCRSDSEADDASSLKGLVQDLRAQLSRSHKVIRGLQLRVRSLSATSDYASSLERTPRKVNWMCVSARAGEGFECVCEPPLRRSREMQELLSRVELLETQIRRPKMEDKMEESCAPRPGKYNTLIQAQARELCHLRQVMREGGSLCHTLTQHLSDATKAFEQLLRANDIDYYTSQSFRQQLSQSSTLAHRVCSRISGRDGPEQQDDKTGHELLALRLSKELQHKDDIIQSLHTQLQQRPDTPCSSHAHSETTDQSECTSFLSDERGSTNEDADLCSDVDASSECVEDERRPDRGVDVIEEHLREIRSLRQRLEDSIRTNERLRQQLEARLTPAARDTVAPTNIFIQSPDAVSRLSTEVRTLKEEQLELQARLRASRDSCEEAEQLREAVLSGRVRLQQAELEAEQWKEELRRLQTHNSEQSQQIQQLRQDRHNNQEHNSRLQHKVSSLQQQLAESRSLLRSLQSELQLYERVCGVRTSSAAGLVCELQGPSGDWSELLLEVRALRAQLENSALRTHMQKQLEQCSEPRPSPTIPASPLYRRQLLHDPSPSPPVRDVGPFPSGPLYSPYSEMEESVLNTHDALEPHTELHGDAVDGCYANANGRHAVAHVQDYSALQQQLTEGRAAAQRVEETLRRVLGYTVLHTLLPDTHTLHTLLADTHTLQQVLDEAVSLLKMFWRAALPNTDGHTHLLQRELQALRLRVQEQEELLQGTVQRLRNTSRSKENMENYILSQLSRTRDVLKQARVNLEKNERRISSLSSSSSSLCHGKVFPGGSAGSSAWSRMTSACPVITMETAVLQQPARKRVRACLPLDSTH, encoded by the exons GGCGACAGCAGAGAGTCTGACCAATCACAATGAAGCAGATGTGCAGAGGCGGAGCCGAGAGAGACAGATGGAGATACAGCACACACAGcagctggacacacacacacagcag GAGGCTCAGCTAGTGCGGGACAGGGCGGAGTGTGTGGTCAGTGTGTCCGAGTCTCCCTCCCTGCATCCCTCTGTCACCATGGAGACGGGCGGAGACCCCTGCACACAGCCGTATGCAGACACAGATGCAGACAG gctGGAGCGGCTGCGTGTGGCACTGGGCTGTCAGGAGCGGGTGGTGCTGCAGTTGACGGAGGAGCGCACACACCTGAGACAGCGGCTGGTGCAGATGGAGGCGGAGCTACAGCACCTGTCCACCTGTCTGCTGCAGAAGGAGAGAGACGCACAg TTTTATCAGGAGGAGCTGGAGCGCGAGAGGATCCACGTGCAGCAGGAGATGCAG agtcTGGTGGAACAGCAGTATGAGGACGCGGCAGGGCAGTGTGTGTCGGAGCAGCAGGTGGAGACGCTGCAGACGCAGATCACACACAGCCAGAACAGCAACCAG gagCTGCAGCAGAAGCTGTGTGAGCTGGAGTCAGAGCTGCTCTCCATCAGACAGACCTCACAGGAGCAGGAGAACACCATCCAGACGCTCACACACACCCTGAGCACTAAAGACACACAG actcAGGAGCTGTATAATGTGATTGAGGGGCAGAACAAAACACTGTGTAAACTCAGAGAGAGCCAGCGGCTGCAACCCACACag GCTCCAGCAGACGCTCCAGATCCGGTTCTGCAGGGTTCTGCAGTGAGCTGTGATCTGGAGGAGACTCGGTGCGCGCTCACACTGACCCAGAGACGACTGCAGGACCTGCAGCGAGAGCGAGAGCGGCTGCAGACCGAACTGCAGAACACACTGCAGCACAGagagagcgcacacacacacacacag GACCTGCGGCAGGCGGTGGAGCAGCTGCGCTCTGAGCTGCAGGTAAAGGTGTGTGAGCTGCGTGATCGGGAGGTGCAGGCGCAGACACACATTGCAGACAGAGACCGAACCATCGCGCAGCTGCAGCAGAGCTTGAGCCGCAAAGACAAACAACTGCAG gagtaCTCAGAGCTGCTGAATCCCTCATCTGACTCCAGTGGAGTGGTGGACAGAGACACACTCCTGCAGACACTGAGGAGACGCATCCGAGAGCGGGACAGAGCCCTGGAG AGCTCTATTGATGAGAGGTTCCGCTGTGTGGAGCAGCAGGAGGCTGAGGTGCGGCGGCTGCAGCTGGTGCTGCGAGAGAAAGACCGAGACCTGGAGAGACTGAGCAGCGTCCTGCAGAGCAACAACCACACCCTCACg GGTCTGGATGCAGTGCTGCGCAGTAAGGATCTGGAGCTGCAGGGGGCGCTGGAGGCCTGTCGGAGGCTGGAGTTTCTGAAGCAGCAGAGCGAGGAGAAACACACACTCGCTGTCCGAGAGCGAGACGGCATCATCAAGCGGCTGCAGAccgccctgcacacacacaccacacacactgaG gagctgCAGGTGGCGGGGGGGCAGGGCTCTGCTGGACTCCTGCTTAAGCTCTCGGAGGCGGAGCGTCTGCTGCAGGAAGTGATGTCAGAGCGCAGCCGGCAACTACAGGAACACCAGCGGCAGATCTCAGACCTGCTGGAGGCCCTGAGCTGCAGAGACCAGGAGCTGCAG GCGTATGGCGAGCGAATGGGCCGGCTGATCTCAGAGCGCTCAGATCAGCTGCAGGACCTGCGGAGTCTGCTGAACACACACCAGCAGCAGCTGAACACAgcgcacagagagagagacacacacaccgCACAGCTGAAGGAGAAGGACACACTCatacag GAGCTGCTGCAGGTTCAGAGACACACACTGATCCCTACAGCAGCAGCAGACG GTGTGTGTATGAGCAGCTCAACTGATCTGGAGATACAGACCGTCAGAGATGAGCTACAGCTGAGCCTCAGAAAACACAGAGAGActgag cgagAACTGTCAGACCTGCGCGCTTTACTGCCTGCTGGACATCATGACACTGTGAGCTTCAATCAGCAG cagCTGGTCTCGCAGCAGCAGAAGTTGAATGAAGTTCTGAGAGCAGAAGAGGATCTTCAACAGAGTCACTCAGACAG ctCTCACCACAGCGGTGTGCAGGAGGAGTGTGTGTTGCGTGCGCGCGGGACGCTGCTGATGCTGGAGCCGGACGACACTGGAG AGTCCAgcagtgatgaagatgatggagaTGGAGATGATGAAGATCTGGGCAGCAGCAGTGAAGAATTCAGCGACAGCATCGAGGACGAGGAGAAGCTAACACAG aagGTGGAGGTGGGTCAGCCTGGGTATGAGATGCTGCTGTCCCAGAATGCAGAGGAGATACAGTGTGATGAAGAGCAGAGGAGAGGAGTCGAGCTGTGTGGAGCGATGGTGCAGAAGGATGAGGCGCTCTCTCAcaccag GAGCGCTGATGAAGAGTGTATGGCGTCAGCAGCACATGAGGAGGGGTCTGTGCGCTGCAGAGGGTCCGAGAAGGCTGAAGCAGACCAGCAGACCTGCCATGAGCCTCAGAGAGATTACTGTACGTTCAGAGAGGAGGAGTATGAGGAGGAcgaggatgatgaggatgaaggAGAGGAAGCAGCAGAGATCCGGGCTCCACCAGGCAAGCGCGGCCCTCCGTGTGTGAAGCTGCGGGAGTCTCGGAGGAAGAGGAGGTGCACCAGGCCTCATTCCCTGGACCTGGGAGCCCTGCtgtcacacacacctgcagcccGCGGCCAG GGTGTAGAGATGGAGCGTGAGGTGGAGGGAGACAGTGGCAGCTCCAGCACTGGAGGAGGCGGAGCCATTGGCTTCTGGCAGCATGTGGAGGTGGGGCTCCGGGAGCAGGCGGAGCGTCTCCGTGGTGACCTCGCTGTGAGTCGTCAGGAGAATCGGGAGCTGCAGGAGAGACTGATGGTGTCAGAGGCGACGGTTCACGCACAGGCCGAACAGATCAAAGACTACAGAGAGCTGCTga CGGAGAGTGCGGTTCAGCAGGACAGTAAGCAGGTGCAGGTGGACCTTCAGGATCTGGGATACGAGACAAGCGGCCGCAGTGAGAATGAAGCCGAGAGAGAGGACACCAGCAGCCCCg AGTTTGATGATCTGGAGATGTGTGTGACGCTGTCGGGGAGCAGACGCAGTGTGTGTCGCAGTGACAGTGAAGCAGACGACGCGTCCTCACTGAAGGGTTTGGTGCAGGACCTGCGTGCGCAGCTCTCTCGCAGCCACAAGGTGATCCGCGGCCTGCAGCTGCGCGTGCGCTCACTCTCCGCCACCTCCGACTACGCCTCCAGCCTGGAGCGCACGCCGCGCAAG GTGAACTGGATGTGTGTTTCTGCGCGCGCGGGCGAgggttttgagtgtgtgtgtgagccgcCACTGAGACGCAGCCGAGAGATGCAGGAGCTGTTGAGCCGCGTGGAGCTGCTGGAGACGCAGATCAGGAGACCCAAGATGGAGGACAAGATGGAGGAGAGCTGTGCCCCGCGGCCcgg GAAGTACAACACACTGATCCAGGCGCAGGCGCGGGAGCTGTGTCACCTGCGGCAGGTGATGCGGGAGGGCGGCAGCCTctgtcacacactcacacaacacCTGAGCGACGCCACCAAAGCCTTCGAGCAGCTGCTGCGCGCAAACGACATCGACTACTACACCAGCCAGAGCTTCCGGCAGCAGCTATCCCAGAGTTCCACACTCGCACACAGAGTCTGCAGCCGGATCAGCGGcc GTGATGGACCTGAACAGCAGGACGATAAAACAGGCCACGAGCTGCTGGCGCtcag gctGAGTAAAGAGCTTCAGCACAAAGACGACATCATCCAGTCCCTCCACACACAGTTACAGCAGCGCCCGGACACGCCCTGCAGCAGCCACGCCCATTCTGAGACCACCGACCAATCAGAATGTACCTCGTTCCTGTCTGACGAGAGAGGCTCCACCAATGAGGATGCAGATCTGTGCTCTGACGTCGACGCCTCCAGTGAGTGTGTGGAGGACGAAAGGAGACCAGACagag GTGTTGATGTGATCGAGGAGCACCTGAGAGAGATTCGGTCTCTACGGCAACGGCTGGAGGATTCCATCAGGACCAATGAGAGGCTGAGACAGCAGCTGGAGGCGCGGCTAACCCCTGCGGCCAGAGacacgg TGGCTCCAACCAACATCTTTATCCAGAGTCCTGATGCTGTGAGTCGCCTGAGCACTGAAGTCAGAACACTGAAGGAGGAACAGCTGGAGCTGCAGGCCAGACTACGAGCCAgcagag ACAGCTGTGAGGAGGCGGAGCAGCTTCGGGAGGCGGTGCTTTCTGGGCGTGTCCGTCTGCAGCAGGCGGAGCTAGAGGCGGAGCAATGGAAGGAGGAGCTGAGGAGGCTGCAGACGCACAACTCTGAGCAGAGCCAACAAATACAACAACTGCGGCAGGACAGACACAACAACCAGGAGCACAAcagcag gctgcAGCACAAGGTCTCCTCCCTCCAGCAGCAGTTAGCAGAGAGCCGGTCACTGCTGCGCTCCCTACAGAGTGAACTGCAGCTGTACGAGCGAGTGTGTGGCGTCAGGACAAGCAGCGCTGCAG ggcTGGTGTGTGAGCTGCAGGGCCCATCGGGGGACTGGTCTGAGCTGCTGCTGGAGGTTCGGGCTCTAAGGGCTCAGCTGGAGAACTCTGCTCTgcgcacacacatgcagaaaCAGCTGGAGCAGTGCAGCGAGCCGCGTCCGTCGCCCACCATCCCTGCCAGCCCACTGTACCGGCGCCAGCTGCTGCACG ACCCGTCTCCTTCTCCTCCTGTCAGAGATGTGGGTCCGTTTCCCAGCGGGCCGCTGTACTCACCGTACTCCGAGATGGAGGAGAGCGTGCTGAACActcacg ACGCGCTGGAGCCGCACACAGAGCTGCATGGAGATGCGGTAGACGGATGCTACGCTAACGCTAACGGCAGACACGCGGTCGCACATGTGCAGGACTACAGCGCACTGCAGCAGCAGCTGACGGAGGGGCGAGCGGCGGCACAGCGGGTGGAGGAGACACTGCGGagg GTGCTGGGCTACACTGTGCTGCACACACTCCtgccggacacacacacactgcacacactcctggcggacacacacacactgcagcaggTTCTGGATGAGGCTGTTTCTCTGCTGAAGATGTTCTGGCGCGCGGCTCTGCCCAACACTGAcggacacacacacctgctgcagAGG GAGCTGCAGGCGCTGCGGCTGCGGGTGCAGGAACAGGAGGAGCTGCTGCAGGGAACCGTCCAGCGTCTGCGCAACACCAGCCGGAGCAAAGAGAACATGGAGAACTACATCCTGAGCCAgc TGTCGCGGACGCGAGACGTGCTGAAACAGGCCCGGGTCAATCTGGAG AAGAACGAGCGCAGGATTTCCTCTCTaagctcctcctcttcctcccttTGCCATG GTAAAGTCTTCCCCGGTGGCTCCGCAGGTTCTTCTGCTTGGTCTCGCATGACCTCTGCGTGCCCTGTGATCACCATGGAAACAGCTGTTTTGCAGCAGCCTGCCAGAAAGCGTGTGAGGGCGTGTCTTCCGCTCGACTCCACCCACTAG